The following are encoded in a window of Pseudalgibacter alginicilyticus genomic DNA:
- a CDS encoding DegT/DnrJ/EryC1/StrS family aminotransferase — protein MLTKTKIWLSSPHMGGTEQKFVNEAFDTNWIAPLGPNVNGFENDLREYLGDDDYVAALSSGTAAIHLALQLLGVTTGDEVLCQSFTFSASANPIMYQGATPIFIDSEPETWNMSPELLEIAIKDRIEKYKKPKAIIAVHLYGMPYKANEINAIAKRYDIPVVEDSAEALGSTYFNQKCGTLADLGIISFNGNKIITTSGGGALVTKNIKLKEKAVFLATQARDDAPHYEHSSVGHNYRMSNVLAGIGRGQMEVIDDRVKARRQNFEFYKNNLAQNPVIEFLEEPQGFFSNRWITCIKTPSFEFREGLRLALQDDDIESRPLWKPMHMQPVFKDYLAFTNGVSETLFNNGLCLPSGSNLTQDDLNRVLNIISKTLKS, from the coding sequence ATGTTGACTAAAACTAAAATATGGCTATCATCACCTCACATGGGAGGTACAGAACAAAAGTTTGTAAATGAAGCTTTTGATACAAATTGGATAGCACCTTTAGGTCCCAATGTAAATGGTTTTGAAAATGATTTACGTGAATATCTTGGAGATGACGATTATGTTGCGGCTTTAAGTTCTGGTACGGCAGCCATACATTTAGCACTTCAACTATTAGGAGTTACTACAGGGGACGAAGTGTTGTGTCAAAGTTTTACATTTTCGGCATCAGCAAATCCTATTATGTATCAGGGGGCTACGCCAATTTTTATTGACAGTGAGCCTGAAACATGGAACATGTCTCCTGAATTACTTGAAATAGCTATTAAAGATAGAATTGAAAAATATAAAAAACCAAAAGCTATTATAGCAGTACACCTATATGGGATGCCTTATAAAGCTAATGAAATAAATGCTATTGCAAAACGTTACGACATTCCTGTTGTTGAAGATAGTGCAGAAGCTTTGGGAAGTACTTATTTTAATCAGAAATGTGGTACACTTGCAGATCTTGGAATTATATCGTTTAATGGTAATAAAATAATAACAACTTCAGGAGGAGGTGCATTAGTTACAAAAAACATCAAACTTAAAGAAAAGGCTGTTTTTTTAGCAACACAGGCAAGAGATGACGCACCACACTACGAGCATTCTTCTGTAGGGCATAACTACAGAATGAGTAATGTTTTGGCAGGGATTGGTCGTGGACAAATGGAGGTTATTGATGACAGAGTAAAAGCAAGAAGACAAAATTTTGAATTTTATAAAAATAATTTAGCGCAAAACCCTGTTATTGAATTTTTGGAAGAACCTCAAGGTTTTTTCTCAAACAGATGGATTACATGTATAAAAACACCTTCTTTTGAATTCAGAGAAGGGTTACGGTTAGCTTTGCAAGATGATGATATAGAATCTAGACCACTATGGAAACCTATGCATATGCAACCCGTTTTTAAAGATTACCTAGCCTTTACAAACGGTGTCTCTGAAACCTTATTCAATAATGGTCTTTGTTTACCAAGTGGTTCTAATTTAACCCAGGATGACTTAAATAGAGTACTAAATATTATATCTAAAACCCTAAAATCATGA
- a CDS encoding polysaccharide biosynthesis/export family protein, which yields MKLFTLQRPSCLAYLSIVVLMMLVSSCKTKKDIVYFQNVKDFETIVDTDMFEPKFKVNDIVSIYVSTYNLEATKPFNLVKNTGSTGQEIDYLIDSEGNIDYPVLGKIKLIGLTVEEAKQLIKEKLSKDYLKDPVINIRILNFRITVSGEVNAPGVYSVSGERITILEALGLAGDLTIKGRRDNVLVVRDFAGTKTYTRVDLTSRELFNSPVYYLTQNDFIYVEPNNSAISGASGDSRIGTIISITSFILTTALIFVTRN from the coding sequence ATGAAATTATTTACCTTACAAAGGCCAAGTTGTTTGGCTTATCTTTCTATTGTGGTATTGATGATGCTTGTATCATCGTGTAAAACCAAAAAAGATATCGTTTATTTTCAAAATGTAAAAGATTTTGAAACCATAGTAGATACGGACATGTTTGAACCTAAGTTTAAAGTGAATGACATTGTGAGTATTTATGTGTCTACGTATAATCTAGAAGCAACCAAGCCCTTTAATTTAGTTAAAAACACAGGGTCTACTGGTCAAGAAATAGACTATTTAATAGATAGTGAAGGAAATATAGATTATCCCGTTTTAGGAAAAATAAAATTAATAGGCCTAACCGTTGAGGAAGCAAAACAACTTATTAAAGAAAAACTTTCTAAAGATTATTTAAAGGACCCAGTAATAAATATAAGAATTCTAAATTTTAGAATTACGGTTTCTGGTGAAGTTAATGCCCCAGGTGTTTATAGTGTTTCTGGAGAACGTATAACAATTTTAGAAGCGCTTGGTTTAGCAGGTGATTTAACAATTAAAGGTAGAAGAGACAACGTATTGGTTGTTCGTGATTTTGCTGGAACTAAAACATACACACGAGTGGATTTAACCTCTAGAGAATTATTTAATTCCCCTGTTTATTACTTAACTCAGAATGATTTCATATACGTGGAGCCTAACAATTCAGCTATTAGTGGTGCTTCTGGTGATTCAAGGATTGGGACTATCATAAGTATTACTTCTTTTATTTTAACTACGGCTCTTATATTTGTGACCAGAAACTAA
- a CDS encoding nucleoside-diphosphate sugar epimerase/dehydratase: MIKNYFTYFSHKFASKWLVLGIDLLLVLSAFFIAYVIRFNFTLNFDLDQFLIQLPVLFIVSTLSFFIVGSFKSVIRHTGFTDVMNLFKSISLTSLILVALVLINRNTGSFPGFTIPLSIIVMYTLISFVVLSASRLLFKMSYQYCKSIYMSSKNILIYGAGDSGIVTYNALVNNDKTIFKVLAFIDDNSRKNGKSINGVPILSKDKITKTYIETHAIKEIIIASQAVDSSHLIKLLDSLIDLDIKITKVPPIEKWINGELSTSQIKQFQIEDLLGREPIKIDNPNLLNEFSGETVIVTGAAGSIGSELVKQLAYFDVRKLILVDQAESALYDVQQELKQNSKVDFVAIVADIRDGLRIDNIFQEHKPTMVFHAAAYKHVPLMEKSPYEAIKINVYGTKLLADTASRYNVKKFVFVSTDKAVNPTSVMGATKRMSEMYISCLQKESKTKFITTRFGNVLGSNGSVIPLFKKQIEKGGPLTLTHKDITRYFMTIPEAAQLVLEAGTMGKGGEIFIFDMGESVKIYDLAVNMIKLSGLRFPEDIDIKITGLRPGEKLYEELLANGENTLSTYHKKILISNTRELDYDTVKAEIEELCITNRFQNNNIVLKMKNLIPEYKSNNSDYERFDKKVQIYKKAKALTQNDNTNKTYMNL; this comes from the coding sequence ATGATTAAAAATTACTTTACTTATTTCTCTCATAAATTTGCCTCAAAATGGCTTGTTTTAGGGATTGATTTATTATTAGTTTTATCAGCTTTTTTTATTGCATATGTTATAAGATTTAACTTTACTTTAAATTTTGATTTAGATCAATTCTTAATTCAATTGCCTGTACTTTTTATAGTTTCAACATTAAGTTTTTTTATTGTTGGTTCTTTTAAAAGTGTTATTAGACATACGGGGTTTACAGATGTAATGAACTTGTTTAAATCCATATCATTAACATCTTTAATACTGGTGGCATTGGTGTTAATCAATAGAAATACAGGTTCTTTCCCTGGATTTACAATTCCTCTTTCAATAATTGTGATGTACACATTAATTAGTTTTGTGGTACTTAGTGCAAGCAGGTTGTTGTTTAAAATGTCTTATCAATATTGTAAGAGCATATACATGTCCTCTAAGAATATTCTAATTTATGGAGCTGGTGATTCAGGTATTGTAACCTACAATGCCCTTGTAAATAATGATAAAACAATTTTTAAAGTTTTAGCTTTTATAGATGATAATTCCAGAAAAAATGGAAAATCAATTAATGGAGTTCCCATTTTATCAAAAGATAAAATAACAAAAACCTATATAGAGACTCATGCTATTAAAGAAATTATTATAGCTTCTCAAGCTGTTGACTCTAGTCATTTAATAAAATTGTTAGATAGTCTAATTGATTTGGATATTAAAATAACAAAAGTACCACCTATCGAAAAGTGGATAAATGGCGAGTTAAGTACAAGTCAAATTAAACAATTTCAAATTGAAGACCTTTTAGGAAGAGAGCCAATAAAAATTGACAATCCTAATTTATTAAATGAATTTAGTGGAGAAACGGTTATCGTAACTGGTGCTGCAGGTTCTATTGGGAGTGAGTTGGTTAAACAATTAGCTTATTTTGATGTAAGAAAATTGATTTTGGTAGATCAAGCTGAATCTGCTTTATATGATGTGCAACAAGAATTAAAACAAAACAGTAAAGTTGATTTTGTTGCTATTGTAGCTGATATTAGAGATGGCTTAAGAATTGACAATATTTTTCAAGAGCACAAACCAACTATGGTATTTCACGCTGCAGCCTACAAACATGTGCCTTTAATGGAAAAATCGCCGTATGAGGCTATTAAGATAAATGTTTATGGTACCAAGCTACTTGCAGATACAGCATCGCGGTATAATGTTAAAAAGTTTGTTTTTGTTTCAACAGATAAAGCCGTTAATCCTACAAGTGTCATGGGTGCCACTAAGAGAATGTCTGAAATGTACATTAGTTGTCTTCAAAAAGAAAGCAAAACAAAGTTTATTACAACTAGATTTGGTAATGTGTTAGGCTCTAACGGATCTGTTATTCCTTTGTTTAAAAAACAAATAGAAAAAGGTGGGCCTTTAACGCTTACACATAAAGACATTACAAGATATTTTATGACTATTCCAGAGGCTGCACAGTTGGTTCTTGAAGCAGGTACAATGGGTAAAGGTGGCGAGATCTTTATTTTTGATATGGGAGAATCTGTTAAAATATACGATTTGGCTGTTAATATGATAAAATTATCAGGTTTAAGATTTCCTGAAGATATTGATATTAAAATTACCGGTTTACGCCCAGGCGAAAAATTATATGAAGAATTGCTTGCTAATGGAGAAAACACCTTATCAACCTATCATAAAAAGATATTAATTAGTAATACTAGAGAATTAGATTACGACACTGTAAAAGCTGAAATAGAGGAATTGTGTATTACCAATCGTTTCCAAAACAATAATATTGTTTTAAAAATGAAAAACTTAATTCCTGAATACAAATCTAATAATTCTGACTACGAAAGATTTGATAAGAAAGTTCAAATTTATAAGAAAGCAAAAGCATTAACCCAAAACGATAATACTAATAAAACTTACATGAATTTATAG